Within Lolium rigidum isolate FL_2022 chromosome 5, APGP_CSIRO_Lrig_0.1, whole genome shotgun sequence, the genomic segment TATCCACTTGCAGTGGCAGTTTTAAGAATATGAAACATGAATATTCTTGCTGAAACTGATCTGTTCTTCATTCTAGAGGAAATTAATCAAACAAGGTAACTAGGAGCCTTGCCAAAATGCCAAGGTCCACCGAGCCATCCCTTTCTTGTCAGTTCTACTGACAAAATAAGATACAAAACAATTTAACAATGCTGCATTATATGCCTTGTCACAACGACATGATGTGACTAGCTGTAGTTAACAAAACAGCTATGCGATATGCCTTCACTGGTCGTTCAGGTTTAAGTAATCAATATCATGCCGCCGTTGTGTAGCTCAATGCAAATTACCAGGCAGACGTGTCTCCAAAATCACTTCCAcgaggaaaaaaaaaagatccaTGACATCTGCTTAAGTAATACACACAAAACCAAACGGTCACGAACTACAtccacagaaaaaaaaaacagggaaTCCTGGAGCTGAGCATGCAGATTTCAAAACGGTTACAGAGTAGAAATTAAACAAGAATTGTACAAGTAGATAGTACACAGGTGGTGGCTAATATTAAAGTTTCATTGACCAGATGCCGTCCAAAGTTTCATTGACCAGATGCCGTCCAAAGTTTCATCATTAGAGTGTATAAAGGAGACTCGTTGTAGTAAAGGTAGACGGCAATAGAAAGTTCAGAGAAGTGAATTTATACTCTGGTCAAATGATGCACAGCCTTGCCCAATGGTGCACACTCAACAACTTAATGACTTCGCCAACAAATTTTATACTGAAAATTTCCTTCCTAAGGGCGACCGAAACCTATTTTCTTCATTGTGGCTGTTGAACAGTCCTTAGCATACTGAACTGACTTGGCAACACCCTGCACAGCTTGCAGAGAGATCTCGCCACAATACTCAATGACCAAAGACTCTAACTTATGTGCACGTCCCAGTTCAGCCACTCCAACATCAGTCACCTTATGACACAACCGAAGTGTGAGATTACTCAAACATGGGATGTGCGCAATAAAGTGCATCCCAGCATCATTTAACCCATGACACAATATAAGCTCCACTGTCTCCAGATATGGTGAGGATGAGAGGACCTTCATCCCCTCCTCATCAAAGAAGTTGGCATTATTTAGCACGAGAACACGAATCGGGCAGGACTGAATGAGGACCAGAAAACCCTCTTGTGTGAATCCTATTTCTGACGGCCAGCCCCGATCACATCCTGTAAATTTGAGGTCTACAATCTGAAGCATACGGCAGTTTAGGGCTAGAGCGTAAAGGCTGTTATCAGTAAATGACGTCCTGGTTTCACAATACATGACGTCACTACAGTAGCGCTGGAGGTTGAGCCCAAGTGAGATGCTTTTGAGGTTGCTGCAGCTCCGGGATAATTCAATGATGTCGTTGTCATTTAGGGCAATAACATACTCAAGCCAAAGGTTCTCCAATGCCTTACACTTCCCTAGGACAGCACGAAGACCTATTTCTGGCCAAGTTTTGATATGTGCCAACCTTAAATCCTGCAAACTCTCACAGCAGAAATCATATATGTCCGTGCTGTGAGCATTGTACAAGGAGTCATATATCTTATTGGATGGAAAAAGATGatattttcctcttttcctctcaaaCTCAAACTTCTTGAGCCTCATCCACCCTGAACCTAACTTTAGGAGGTCATGATGATTGATTCCTTTGCAATTCTTCACTACAAGCTCTTCCAATGATCCACCCCTACCAAGGTACTCCAGCCACTCCACGCTGTCGATTCCCTCGCAATCAATAAGGTGGAGAGCTGATAGACTCGTGCAACCAACTGCAACCAAGCAAAGCCCAGTTGAAGTTATTTGGGGTGTGGAGTTCAGCCTGAGAGATGTCAATGTCTTGCAATAAGCTAAACAACCAAGCCCAGAGTCATCAATGTATGAGCAGAAGCTTAAGGTGAGGTCAATCAGCGAGGAACAGTTAGATGAAAGCACAGAGAGGCCTTTGTTGTCCAACTGATTTCCATGTCCAAGTATCCAGCCAGGGTAATCGATTTCCAGGGCAGACCCAGTGCTAGAAGCTCCCACACTAAATGGGGTCTGGGGAAGGATTATAGAGGCAAGCCTTACCCCAGCAATGTAAAATGCAGAGAGGCTGCGTCGAACCCAGGACCTCTTGGCACAAGTGCAAAGACCGGAACCACTGCGCGAGGCCTGTCCTTCAGAGTAATCTATTTCCACTTTCTCCAAATTTGGGAACCGGGCGCACAATGATGTCAGTGTTTCTGTATCAGTGCAAAGACCAGAACCAACATGGATAGCACCCCTTTGATTCCCCTCTATCGTGTAGAGCCGCTTTGACACAAGGGAAAGAGAATTCAGATCACTTGTCCTGGTGATCCTCTTGAGAATCTCCATCACCagagcctccggtaggtcctccatcgagcaaattcAGCTGTACCAATCAGGTAAAATCAAGGTTCAGAAAACAATCAAAGAGGTGGAGTAGAACTTATGATATAAGAATAAAGCATGTGAAGATGGAGACCACACTGGCAACACACATTACGAAAACTTGTATACTGATGGACTTTGAGCATTTACTGTATCCGTCCAAAACTTGTTCGTTCTTCAAAAgaaaggagatttattaaagtggCTAGCACCTTATCTGTCTCTAGGTTGCTAGTACTAAGAAAAAAATGACGGTACAAGCAACATCATTAAATTAAACTACCGCCATAACTAGCAGAGCCTGAATAGCGAACGAAGAGAATACAAAGAAACAAACTAGAACTGACGCAAGCAACTTCGCAGGACAAGACCCATGTGATGAATCTAAACCTACTTATTTGGAGGCCCCTAGTGAATCACATGAGAACAGAGCATGTAAATTAGTACTTGTAGCTCCCTGGAAGAAAGTAGGGATGATTTTCTACTAGCTAGATAACTCTGATTTTGTTGAGAACTCATAATATTATTACTCACATTGGTGCATACAAATTCGAAAGGAACGAAGTTAGGTGATCAGGCCACACTAGAGCGTGTCCCCTTAAATCCTATGGGGTGCGGTCATCAATAGATAGCGCCCTGTTCAACTAGAAATACTGTTTGCTGCAACCCTAGGCTAGATCTCCATTGCAGAAGGCTTAATTTCTATATAGAGAACTGCTTTACAACATTATTAACTCAAAAAATGGATGATACTGACGGTTTCCCCAATCAAGAAAGCGAATCGAAAAGAAAAACATGTACATGGCGAATCGGGGAACCAACGAACACGGGCTGGAGAACCAAGAAAGGGAGGTGCCTTCAGCACAACGAGGCGGCGATGGAGAAACCCCCGGACCGCGACCTTGGAGATGTCGATCCAGAGGCGGATCCAAGGGGGGGCGAGCGGTGGCCAGGCCACCCCCATGGTTCGGCCACCCCCAATGAAATGCAGCAGGGGCCACTAGTTGTATACCTGTATCAGTCCTAATACTCCGGCCATTAGCACAACTGCACAAGGCTTAATCCACATGTTAAGCGAGCAGACTAGCATGTTATCTGATGGGCCAAACCCAAAGCAATTAGGCAATGCCCAAAGGCCACAACTCCTCTTACGTGCTAGCATAGCTGCCTACGAAACCCATCTACTCGATCCGTCGATCATATTCTCCTCCTCGCCCGCTGACCAGCCGCACACGCTTTCTAGATTGAGCATCGCCGCCGCCATGACACAATCGGCCGGCCGTACAGCGGTACAGGACTCGAGGGTCGCTGCCAGACCCTGGTCGCTGCATCAGTGATTAGCGAAACTGTGTTACATACACTTTTCTGTCAAATGTCGACGACAACTAAGACCTGGCGCGCGCACATCACGCCGCCACGCTCTGTTCCTAGCCTGATCACTCCAAGGTAGATGCTACGTTCCAGTTTAATTACTGAATACAATACTTTCTATGTGCTAGTTTGTTTTGCTAGTTATAATAGTTTACTCACTATTTTGTACCAATAGAGTTGCTTGTCATGAAGAAGAGTACACTGCCAATTAGTAATTTTTTCAAGCTAGTTGGTTTGAGCTCCACCTCTACTGCTGAAAATGCTAGTCCACAATGAATTAACATTACAAAGTAGATGCTTTTTATGTGGCCATTGGTCAACTGCAACCATAGATCAAACCTTTTCAGAAATGAAGTTTATGAAGACATGTTTCGAAATAAAATGGGTGTCGACTTTCTTTCGAGATTACTATTAGATCGACATGTAATAATATACGACAATTACATGGTTATATACATTTTGGGAAGTAAATTGCTGCAAACATCAACATTGACATGATTATTGACTTGTTTGATAGGCCCAGTCATAGATCTAAATTCAAATTAGTAGACATAATAATTGAAATTTTTCGTGTTCTACCTATTTTATGGTCATTGTGTTCTTCGCCCCCCCTATGTTCAATTCCTGGATCCGCCCCTGTGTCGATCGATCAGCCTAGTGCGCAGCGGAGGAGAGTGTAAACCCTAGTCTCACTCGCATCGCCATTCGTCTCCTCTCCAGCGGAAGAATATGGGTCGTCCTCACTTACATGGGACGGCCCAGGAACGTTGTGCTGGCTTCAACACCCGCAAGTCTGCAGCCCATTAACATGTACAGATTAATCTAAAAAAAACGTGTACAACTTTAGTACTCCGTACTAAATTTCCGATACTTATTACGTATCAGAGGTTGTAcacatttttttaaataaaactcTTTTTATAAATATTTCATATAAATATTTTAATAAATAATTAAAATATTCAGGTGTTGTAAAAATCATTCATGTGCACCGAAATAAACGTTCATGTATTTTAAAAAGGGTTCATGCATTTTTCTTAAATGATATTCTATGTTAAAGGAAATGTTCATGTGTGCAAAAAATCACAGGTATTAAAACAATTTTTCTTGCCTTTTATAAGTTTTCATGTAATTTTTGAGTTTCTTGTATGTAAAATGAATGTTGTAAGAAGAAATGTTCACATGCCAAAATAAAAGTTCATGTGCATCAATAAAATTACAAGGATGTTCACTACAGATGGAGCAGCCAAATAAGTTTTCTTACAAAGATGTTTATATATCTTACAAAGATGTTCATGTTTTGGAAAACGGAAATACTTTTATACTTAAAAATGTTAACATGTTGGAAGAGACATGTATCTCATAAAAATAGTCATGAATTTCCCTAGTAACAAAAAAAATAAGCAGGGAAATAGAAAAGATGGAAAACAAAAGGAAATAGAAACAGAAAAAGGGAAGCTTGTCTTTGTCGATTTCATGACTTCTGCGAAATATTGAACAATAGACGAAACACTGCTTTAGATCGGGTGGCATTtggtttgtttattttttttgaatggtAGGGGTGGCATTTGTTAATTGGTAAGCCTGAAATACGGCAAGATTGTCTGTTCCTTATCGAACTggcaatgcttcatcattcctcttgaaccaCAATATGCTCCCCAGAGCCTTGGCTACCAACGACACACCACGGCATTTCGATAAATTGAAATGTGTTGTCAGCACAAGAAATGCATAAACCATATGGATTATATTCTTGAGGGATAAACCATAACAATTCTAGTACAGAATTTTGAATATTAGACATATGTTGCATGTAGACACAATTCACTACAGATGGAGCAGCCAAATAACTCATAAGGTGTTGCTTCCTTTTCTGTTTCAACTCTTAGGATTTTCGTGTGTTTTATACCAAACACATATTGCCGGTGATGCTATTCCATATATTTCCAATCAATTTTTTGATTTCGTACCACATAGCATATACTACTCTAGTACTCTTGTTGAAGCTTATATGTTTTTAACTCTAGCCCATAGAGGAATTGCATCTACTGACAAAAAATATGCACTCCTATATGAAAATTGACAATGCTGCATTAACCTTTGTCATCTTGGAACTACAAAGGCATGCATGCCAACTATAAAAGCCCCAATTTTGTTGCTGAGAAGGAATGCAAAGACACCTTCAAATCATATACTCCGTAATCAACATCAGCAAAAGAAGCAAGTTGCTTTCGTTGCATATACGCAACAACTTCACAATGACCATTGATACACTGGTACCAGCAGGCGGATACATTCTCTGAAACAACTTTTCTACAATTATGTTTTCACAGTATTTTCTCAAATGTGACAATAAAAAGATTTAGAGCTGAACAGGAATCTTTTAGGACCGATTTATGCAGATTTCAGAATGGGTATCTAAAAGCGTAGacattatcacattaagcaacaAGATTTATGACACGAGTAGCTAAAAATACAGCTACACAAGTTGCTAGTATTGAGGTCTCATTCATCAGCAGATGCCATCCATAGTTCACCATTACTCTCTCATAAGCAGGTGAATCATAGCAGGTACGGTACAAGGTAAAAGAAATTGCAGACAAGCGGTAAACAATAGGATGGAAAAGACGAGTAAATTGCAGTAACACATAACTTCATCGACATGACTTTTCCAGAACCAGAACTTCAGGGATTTATAACATGAAAGCACAACTTCAGGAATAAAGAGTAACACGGAACCCAAATTTCCAAGTTAGAGGAGTTCGACAGCAGATTTCACAGACATGGCCATGTGATGCCAGTGATGAGGTGGAGTCTCAATTTACTCAAAAGAAAAATCGCGTAACGACAACCGGTAAACCTGGGTGCAGAAATGCAGTTTTCTCCATGATGCGGGGTCAACAACTTAATGAATTCAGACGGAGATTTTAACTAAATGTTCTGGAGGCCATTTCATCAATAGTACATTTTTTGTGGAAGGCATGGCTTGGAGCAGCAGTAGAATAGTGAACTGATCTGGCAGCTCCCTGCACTGCTTGCTCAGAGACCCGATGACAACCTTCGACAGTTAAAGACTCCAACGTACGTCCATGTACCAGCCCAGCGACTCCAACATCAGTCACACTTTCACACCACCGGAGCGTGAGATTACTCAAGCATGGGATATGTATGACAGAGCGCATCCCAATATCAGTTATCAGCTCACAAAACATAAGCTCGAGTGTCTCCAGGAGTGGTGCAGACCAGAGGACCTTCATCCCCTCATCATCAAGGAAGTGGGCGCCATTTAGCATGAGAACGCGAACTGGGCAGGACTGAATGAGCACCAAAAGACCCTTATGTGTGAATCCTGTTTCTGATGGATATTCAGGAACACAACATACAAATGTGAGCTCAACAGTCTCAAGCATAGGACAGTTGCAGGCTAGAGCCTTAAGGCTGTCATCAGTAAATGATGTCCTGTAATCACCATCATAGAAGTGAGGTCTGAGCCAAAGTGAGATGCTTTTAAGGTTGTTGCAGCTCTGGGATAATGCAATCATGTCATTGTCATTTAGAGCATGAACATACTGCAAGCAAATCTTCTCCAATGCTTTGCACTTCCCAAGGACAAAACGAAGTCCTATCTCTGGCCAAGTTTGAAAACGTGCCAACCTCAAATCCTTCAGGTTCTCACAACAGAAATCATATTTATTCAGGTTGTGAGCATTGTATGAGGAATCATAATCAACAGCTCCACGGGCCCAAAATTCTCCCTCCATCTCAAATTCAAACTTTTGGAGCTTCATCCACCCTGGACCGAACTTTAGGAGGTCATACTGGCTGATTCCCTTGCAGTTTTTTACCACAAATTCTTCCAATGATCCTTCCAAACCAAGGACCTCCAACCACTTTATGTTGTCTATCTTGTCACACTCAATAAGGTGGAGAGTAGATAGACTCCTGCAACCAACCACCACCGAGAGAAGCCCACTTGAAGTTATTTTTGGTGCATAGTTCAGCCTGAGGGCCGTCAAATGCTTCCAATAAGCTAGACAACCAAGAGCAGAGTCATTGATGTATGAGCAAAAGCTTAAGGTGATATCGGTGAGCGACGGGCAGCGAGATGAAAACACAAGGATGCCTTGGTTGTCCAATTGATTCCCATGGCTAGGTATCCAATCGGAGTAGTCAATTTCCACTTTCTGCAGATTTGGGAAACGGGAGCAGATTGATTTCAAGGCTTCTAATGTCAATGCTTCTGTAGCAGGGCAAAGGCCGCCGCCAATGTGGATAGCACCCCTTTGAACCGCGTCGATTGAGTAGAGCTGCTTCGACACAAGGGAAATAGAATTCAGATCACTTGTCTTGGTAACCCTCTTAATGATCTCTGCCAGCATGGCCTCAGGGAGATCCACCATCGAGCAATGCATCTGCATGAATTTAGTAAACTCAAGGTTCAGAAGATAGCTGTACAGCTAGACTAAAATCGATGATATCATAATGAAGTAGATGAAGATAGAGATCACTAGCGATATTCAGCAAGTATACATGTATATATGTACAATATAAAGTTTGAACCAACTCTGTATCCATCTAAAGCTCGTGTGTGCTTCATCagactttttttttgcgggaaatcAAACCAACATTGATAAACAAGTGTAGCACCATAGACTGAGAAGTACACAGCAATGAAACTAAAAGCTATGTCATGAAGCTAAGCTACCCACCATAACTTGTTGGAGTTGCCTGAATAATGAATGGAAGAAGGGATCCACAAACAAATAAACTAGAATTAACCCAATCAGATCTGCAAAAGAACATCCTCGTGCTGAATTTACATCTTAGAGGAACCTCACTGatcaaatacaaaaagaaaaccaCGTAATGTTGCTTCCTGAGTACTATGAAAAATTAAAAGGGGGGCTTTATAAACAAAGAAATAATTAAAAAGTTTACGAGACGGCGCTGTTCTGGGATCTATTGAATTGACCTGGAGCCTGTATTATAATCTTGTAACCCAAAAAATGCAGGTAATGTGCTCCCGAGGGCGGAGCAGAGTACTGGGCTGAACGAATTTGTAAGCGGGGCGTATGCCATCTATAAAAGAACGGGGAGCAAAACTGAACGAATTtaaggaaacaagaacaaaaatcCATATGCGTCCCGAATCGACGAACCAACCAACAGGGACAGCCAGCCGGAAAGCGGGCTTGGGTGCCGGAGCCAAGGGAAAGGCAGTACCTTCAGCACGCCCGGGAGGTGAAAACGGGGCAGGAACGCCAGAGGTCGTGGGTCGGCGGCGGGAGGATCCTCCGCTTCCAATCGATTGTGATGAAGGCGTCGCTCGATCAACCAGGTCCCGTACTAAAACCCTAGTGTCGGTCGCATCGCCTACTCTCTCCCTCTGTCTCAGCCTCTCTCTctgggaagaaggagaagagtgcTCCCGAGGGCCGAGCAGAGTACTGGGCTGACATCAGTATTCCTTTCCGGGCCTAGTTGCTCTTTCCCGGACGTCCCTCTTTCCCATCTGTGTTTTTTACTTTCTTTTGAACTCCGCTTTTTCGCATTTGTTACAGCCGTGGAAACTAATTaggcaaaaaaaaaggaaaaatgttGAAACACACCCAATTATGTCTTTGCCAGGTATAATTATAATTTTGTGATACATTTAACATAACACTGTATCTTATATTCCTTCTCCTTACTTCCTTCATATagtatataagagcatctccagtcgcgtcccccaaagcgtcccccaaaccgcgctggattgagcgtttgggagacgtcgcttcccagtcgcAGTCCCCAAATGCTACCCCCAAACATTgaaaatactttttttggcatttttatttcaatttccacaaactaaaaataattgggaatgtggtttacacgaaaacatagtttggaacatggttttccacaaactaatacatagtttgaaccatgatggacacaaatataaaatattgcaaaaaaaactaaacctaactagaccgtgcatcgaaggtttcgtgtgttcgctgc encodes:
- the LOC124655373 gene encoding F-box/LRR-repeat protein 14-like isoform X1, encoding MHCSMVDLPEAMLAEIIKRVTKTSDLNSISLVSKQLYSIDAVQRGAIHIGGGLCPATEALTLEALKSICSRFPNLQKVEIDYSDWIPSHGNQLDNQGILVFSSRCPSLTDITLSFCSYINDSALGCLAYWKHLTALRLNYAPKITSSGLLSVVVGCRSLSTLHLIECDKIDNIKWLEVLGLEGSLEEFVVKNCKGISQYDLLKFGPGWMKLQKFEFEMEGEFWARGAVDYDSSYNAHNLNKYDFCCENLKDLRLARFQTWPEIGLRFVLGKCKALEKICLQYVHALNDNDMIALSQSCNNLKSISLWLRPHFYDGDYRTSFTDDSLKALACNCPMLETVELTFVCCVPEYPSETGFTHKGLLVLIQSCPVRVLMLNGAHFLDDEGMKVLWSAPLLETLELMFCELITDIGMRSVIHIPCLSNLTLRWCESVTDVGVAGLVHGRTLESLTVEGCHRVSEQAVQGAARSVHYSTAAPSHAFHKKCTIDEMASRTFS
- the LOC124655373 gene encoding F-box/LRR-repeat protein 14-like isoform X2, giving the protein MMHCSMVDLPEAMLAEIIKRVTKTSDLNSISLVSKQLYSIDAVQRGAIHIGGGLCPATEALTLEALKSICSRFPNLQKVEIDYSDWIPSHGNQLDNQGILVFSSRCPSLTDITLSFCSYINDSALGCLAYWKHLTALRLNYAPKITSSGLLSVVVGCRSLSTLHLIECDKIDNIKWLEVLGLEGSLEEFVVKNCKGISQYDLLKFGPGWMKLQKFEFEMEGEFWARGAVDYDSSYNAHNLNKYDFCCENLKDLRLARFQTWPEIGLRFVLGKCKALEKICLQYVHALNDNDMIALSQSCNNLKSISLWLRPHFYDGDYRTSFTDDSLKALACNCPMLETVELTFVCCVPEYPSETGFTHKGLLVLIQSCPVRVLMLNGAHFLDDEGMKVLWSAPLLETLELMFCELITDIGMRSVIHIPCLSNLTLRWCESVTDVGVAGLVHGRTLESLTVEGCHRVSEQAVQGAARSVHYSTAAPSHAFHKKCTIDEMASRTFS
- the LOC124653315 gene encoding F-box/LRR-repeat protein 14-like → MEDLPEALVMEILKRITRTSDLNSLSLVSKRLYTIEGNQRGAIHVGSGLCTDTETLTSLCARFPNLEKVEIDYSEGQASRSGSGLCTCAKRSWVRRSLSAFYIAGVRLASIILPQTPFSVGASSTGSALEIDYPGWILGHGNQLDNKGLSVLSSNCSSLIDLTLSFCSYIDDSGLGCLAYCKTLTSLRLNSTPQITSTGLCLVAVGCTSLSALHLIDCEGIDSVEWLEYLGRGGSLEELVVKNCKGINHHDLLKLGSGWMRLKKFEFERKRGKYHLFPSNKIYDSLYNAHSTDIYDFCCESLQDLRLAHIKTWPEIGLRAVLGKCKALENLWLEYVIALNDNDIIELSRSCSNLKSISLGLNLQRYCSDVMYCETRTSFTDNSLYALALNCRMLQIVDLKFTGCDRGWPSEIGFTQEGFLVLIQSCPIRVLVLNNANFFDEEGMKVLSSSPYLETVELILCHGLNDAGMHFIAHIPCLSNLTLRLCHKVTDVGVAELGRAHKLESLVIEYCGEISLQAVQGVAKSVQYAKDCSTATMKKIGFGRP